A DNA window from Verrucomicrobiia bacterium contains the following coding sequences:
- the accD gene encoding acetyl-CoA carboxylase, carboxyltransferase subunit beta: MEWFKKTREGIVGGEKKEIPKGLWTKCESCGEIIFVRELEKNLWVCPKCGYHFRIRFKDYLDLLLDPGEWKEYDKNIVSADPLRFKDSKRYPDRIRDARKKTELSDAVVCGLGKIGGREVSLAVMDFSFIGGSMGSVVGEKIARAIERSLECKIPLIIVSCSGGARMQEGILSLMQMAKTSALLAQLQKKNLPFISVLTNPTTAGVMASYASLGDVIIAEPKALLGFAGPRVIAQTIGQELPPGFQSSEFFLEHGFLDMICERKELRRTINLLLEYFSGNGTPRN; this comes from the coding sequence ATGGAGTGGTTCAAAAAAACCCGCGAAGGGATTGTCGGCGGCGAGAAAAAGGAAATTCCCAAAGGGCTTTGGACCAAGTGCGAATCCTGCGGGGAAATCATCTTTGTGCGGGAGCTGGAAAAAAACCTGTGGGTCTGCCCGAAGTGCGGCTACCATTTCCGCATCCGCTTCAAGGATTACCTTGACCTGCTCTTGGATCCGGGGGAATGGAAGGAGTACGACAAAAACATTGTTTCCGCCGATCCCTTGCGCTTCAAGGATTCCAAGCGTTACCCGGACCGCATCCGGGATGCCCGCAAGAAAACGGAACTTTCGGACGCGGTCGTTTGCGGGCTCGGCAAAATCGGCGGGCGTGAGGTTTCCCTTGCCGTGATGGATTTTTCCTTCATCGGCGGCAGCATGGGCTCGGTGGTCGGAGAGAAAATCGCCCGCGCCATCGAACGCTCGCTGGAGTGCAAAATCCCCTTGATCATCGTTTCCTGCTCCGGCGGGGCGCGGATGCAGGAGGGGATTTTGTCCTTGATGCAGATGGCCAAGACCTCCGCCCTGCTTGCGCAGCTGCAAAAGAAAAACCTGCCGTTCATCAGCGTTTTGACCAACCCCACCACGGCCGGGGTGATGGCCTCCTATGCTTCCCTCGGGGACGTGATCATTGCCGAGCCGAAGGCGCTTTTGGGGTTTGCCGGGCCGCGGGTAATCGCCCAGACCATCGGCCAGGAGCTGCCGCCGGGGTTCCAGAGCTCGGAGTTTTTCTTGGAGCACGGTTTTCTGGATATGATTTGCGAGCGGAAGGAACTGCGCCGGACCATCAACCTCCTTTTGGAATACTTCAGCGGCAACGGGACGCCGCGGAACTAA